Sequence from the Bacteroidia bacterium genome:
GACTCATTTGAAAGGAAGCTCAGTCACCGCATGGTATTTACCTCCCAGCTGATTATTGCGCGCAAGTTCAGTTCCCGTCTTTCTCTGGAATTGATTGGCAGTTATACGCACCGTAATTTCATACGTGAATCCTATAATTCCAATAATGTAGCGGATGTGAACGGTGTGCCGGCGGCCGGCATCGCCGGAAGGTTTAAACTTTCGAGAAGAACATCCGTTGTTTTTGATTATTTCTATCCCCTTTCCGCTTATTACAAAGGAAGAGATTTTACGGAGCACCCTCTCTCCATCGGCCTGGAAATAGAAACAGGAGGCCATGTGTTTCACCTGAACTTCACCAATGCCTCGGGCATTCTGGAATCCTATTTTATTCCGAATACGAGTGACGACTGGCTCGAGGGAGGATTTAAATTCGGATTCAATATATCCAGGGTATTCACCATTGTGAAACCCAAAATGTGATGCAGGACTCCACGGCGCTTGGGCCTGTAGAATCCGACACGCTGATCTGGGAATCGGTTGCCTTGCGGAAATTCCGGAAAGATTCCACGCTGGCGCGCAAGAAATGTGATTCTTTGTTCGCAGCATCCGGAATGAAGGAATTCTGTCCCGCCGGAACAACTCCAAATTCTGTGACCTATGAGATAGCACCCTCTCTTTTCGCTGCACACGCATTACGGCCGGACCATTTCGGAACGGTAAAACACGCCGACCGGGGTGAAGGATGGCTCAGCGGAATCCTTCTGACGATACTTCTTCTGGCGGCCATTCTGAACTGGCGGTATTTCAATCGTGTGAAAACCCTTGCAGACGCATTTGTTCTCAACCGCTTCGTAAGTCAGCTTGTTAGGGAAGAGAATGTTTTTCTCAACCGGGTGAATCTTCTGCTCAGCCTGCTTTATCTTCTTACCGCAGGTGCTTTTGCGCAAATCAGCCTGGGAGTGCTAGGCATAGATCTGTTTCCCGGTATGGCACCCGGCCTGCTCTTTATGCTCCTCTGCGGCGGGCTGGTAGCGGGCTTTTCCATTAAAATGTTGATCATTATGACCAGCGGATTTATCTTCGATCAGCCACGTGCCGCAACAGAATATACCTTTTCTATCTTTCTCTATAACCAGATGGCAGCGCTGCTTCTCATTCCCATCCTGGCCGGTCTTCTCTATATCTCCGCCATTGATCCATATGTGTTGGTGATTACCGGGATAGGACTCCTTACCGCATTTTACCTTTTCCGGCTCTTCCGGGTGGTCTCCGGAAGTTTAGCCACACCTACCGTTTCCGGATATTATCTCTTTTTGTATCTTTGCACCCTTGAAATTTTACCCGCCGCTATGGCTGTTAAGTTTATAGTGGGGTGATTTTCAGGCATAAGCAAAGGCTGAATGGCTAAAAAAGAAGAGCTGGTTAAGATCAAGAGTATCCTGGTCACCCAACCGAAGCCAGAAGGGGATAAATCTCCTTATTTCGACCTCCAGAAAAAGTTCAATTTAAAAGTGGATTTCCGCCCTTTCATACATGTGGAAGGAGTTCCTGCAAAGGATTTCAGAACGCAGAAAGTAAATATCCTTGATCACACGGCGGTGATCATGACCAGCCGCAACGCAGTGGATCACTTTTTCCGTATGTGCAACGAATTGCGTTTAGCAGTGCCGGAAACGATGAAATACTTCTGTATATCCGAGTCTACCGCATACTACCTTCAAAAATATGTACTCTTCCGCAAGCGGAAGATCTTTCACGGAAAGCAGACTTTTCTGGATCTCATTGATATCATAAAAAAGCACAAGGAGGAAAAGTTTCTCCTTCCCTGTTCGGATATTTACAAGGATGAAATTCCCGAGGTACTGGATCAACATGGCATCCAGTATACCAAAGCCATCATCTACCGGACGGTTTGCAGCGATCTTTCAGATCTGGCCAATGTTAACTACGACTGCCTGGTCTTCTTCTCCCCTTCCGGGATCACATCGTTGCTGAAAAACTTCCCGAAGTTCAGGCAAAATAAAACCCTGATTGCCGCGTTTGGCGCCACCACTTCAAAGGCCGTAGAAGACGCGGGGTTGCGACTGGATATTCATGCCCCTCAGCCGCAAAGTCCTTCCATGACAATGGCTCTGGAACAATACATCAAGAAAGCGGGTAAACGATAGTCCTGATTTTGCTACCTTTAAAGGTGCGGCAAACCTTTCCCAAAAAAGAACGGCTCTACAGCAGGAAACTTCTGGAATCTCTGGTGCAGAACGGTAACATTTTAAACCAGTATCCGTTACACATTAAGTGGATGGAAGCCGATCTGAAGGAAAAGGTAAAGGCCAGGGTAGCCTTTGCGGTGCCGAAAAGAAGTTTTAAAAAAGCCGTGGACCGCAACAGGCTAAAAAGAAGAATGCGGGAAGCGTGGAGAAGAAACAAGCAGGGGCTCAGCCTTAGCGGGATCGCCCTCTTACTCGTTTATACCGCACGGAAGGAAGAAACCTATGAAGTGATTGAACGAAGCATGAAAGGATGGATGTTAAAAATTGCTAAGAAGTCGTGAATCGTATGATCAGCACGATCTTTGTAGCACTGATCAGGTTCTATCAGGGCGCAATCAGTCCCTACCTCATGCCGTCCTGCAGGTACATTCCTACCTGTTCCTGTTACGGGCTGGAGGCCGTGCAGAAACACGGACCCTGGAAGGGAGGATGGCTGACGATCAAACGTTTCTGTTCCTGCGCACCCTGGGGCGGACACGGGTATGATCCGGTGCCGGAAACAGAAAAGAAATAAAAAAAGAGAATACTGAAGATGAGAACATGGAGAAATAAAATTATTGCTGTTACCGTAGTTGCGGTAGCAACAGTGTCGTTCACCTTTGTTGATGCCTACTTTGAGATCTCTAAAAACATGGAGATTATGCATTCGGCTGTGAAGGAACTCAACGCCTATTATGTGGATGAAATCAAACCGGGAGACCTGATCACCAAAGGTATAGACGGAATGCTTAATTCACTGGACCCCTACACGGAATATTATCCGGAAAGTGAGGTGGAAGATTACAAGACCCAGCTTACAGGGCAATACGGAGGCATTGGTTCGCTGGTACAAAAACAGGGTGATTACGTGATTATTTCTGAGCCCTATGAAGGATTTCCGGCTCAGAAGGCCGGACTGATCGCCGGCGACATGATCCTGGAGGTTAACGGACAGAGTGTAAAGGGAAAAACCACAGGTGATGTGAGCAAACTGCTCAAGGGAGTTCCCAACACTCCTGTAAAACTGCTCATTCAGAGGGAGGGTGAAAAAAATCCTTTCGAAAAAAATCTTATACGGGAAGAGATCAAGATTAAAAATGTTCCTTATTACGGTATGCTGAATGATTCGGTAGGCTATATTAAACTGACAGGATTTACCGAGGATGCCGGCGAGGAGGTGGCCCGCGCTTTTACGGATTTGAAAACAGAAAAAAAGATGAAGGCGCTGGTATTTGATCTCCGCGGTAACGGAGGAGGGCTCCTTAAAGAAGCTGTTGAAATCGTGAATCATTTTGTGGAAAAGGGCTCCCTCATTGTTTCACAAAAAGCAAAAGTGAAAGAAATGAATCGCACGCATTATGCAGAAAAACCGCCGCTCGACACTAAAATGCCCATGGTGGTACTGGTGGATAAGGGATCTGCTTCTGCCTCCGAGATTGTTTCAGGCGCATTACAGGACCTGGATCGTGCAGTAGTCATCGGACAGCGCTCCTTCGGGAAAGGATTGGTTCAGCAAACCATTCAGCTGGTGTACAATACACAGATCAAAATCACTACAGCGAAGTATTATACCCCCAGCGGGCGTTGCATACAGGCCCTCGACTATTTTCATAAAAATCCCGACGGTACAGCTGACAAAGTTCCTGATTCACTCATGAAGGAATTTAAGACCCGTGCCGGGCGACTGGTGTACGACGGCAGTGGTATCTTTCCTGACCTCATTCTTGACGCAAAAAAATACAGCCCCATCGCTGTCAGCCTTTCCAACAAAAACCTTCTCTTTGATTATGCTTCTCTTTACAAGCGCAATCACCCGGGCATCTCAGATGCGGGCACTTTCCGCCTGTCGGACACCGATTACCAGGAATTCATCAAATTCCTGGAGGGGAAAGAATATGATTACACCACAAAAAGTTCCAAACTTCTTGAAGATCTTCAGAAAAGCCTGGAGGAAGAAAAAAAGCTGGAAGACTCCCGTGCAGAATTGGATGAGTTGAAGAAGAAGCTGGTTCACGATAAAAAATCCGATCTGATAAAGTACCAGGATGAAATCCGCCTGTTGCTGGAAAATGAAATTTGCGCACGGTATTATTTCCAGAAAGGGCGTATTCGTTCCTCCCAAAAAAACGATCCGGAAATTGTAGAAGCACTGAAAACACTTGCCAGCTATTCTCTGTATTCACAGATCCTCCGGGGAGAAGGAAAATATAAAGTGATCGGTAAACCTTCTGTGGTGCAAAAAACCAGTACCGGTAGCAGCGACGTAAAAAAAGAGGAAAAGCAGGAAGAGAAGGACAAAAAAGAAAAGAAGAATAAAAAGGGCTGAGGACAATAATCCCCTGAATTTCACGTTCTTTGGGAGTCATCCCCATGGCTCCGTTACGTAAAGACATCCATTCCGGTATTTTCTTTTTCGGTCTTCTCCTGATCACCGCCGGTCTGCCGCTTTCCAAGTTTCTAATGAGTTTATCTTTTATGCTGCTGGCGGGGAACTGGCTGCTGGAAGGACTGTTTCGTGAAAAATGGAGTCGCTTCCGTGAATTTCCCACACTATGGCTCCTCCTTGGTTTTTACCTCCTTCACTTCCCGGTGCTTATCTGGACCTCCGATCTGCAGGGCTGGTATGCGGACGCGCGTGTAAAATTTCCTCTCTTTCTTCTACCGTTGATCATCGGCACTTCCACTCCCCTCTCTGGTGTTCAGTGGAAATGGTTACTGCGCTGCTTTACCGCTGCGGTAGTGTTGAAATCACTGATCGGAATGGGGATTTATCTGCGGCTTTGGGGGCAGGCATACGCCGACGTACGCGAGATCACCGGCAGTCTTTCACATATTCGCTTTTCACTGATGCTGTGCCTGAATATACTGCTGCTCTATTTCATGGAGTTCAGAGGTGCAGGCATCAGAAAAAAGCTGGTGACAATAGCCATTTGCCTTTGGATGCTGGTTATGCTGGTGTTGCTGCGCAATCTAACAGGCATGATGATCCTGGGAACCTGCGGTTTGATACTGTTTCTGCTTTATCTGTTTCGTTCCGGGAAAAACAAGATTACATGGGGTATCGGAACATTGGTGCTGGCCTGCATCGTGTTTGCCGGATGGCGGACCCATGATGTTTACACCACCTGGTTTATTCCGAAACATACCGAGATTCTGCCGGGTGCAGTTTCTGCAGGTGGAGAAATCTATATCCACGACAGCAGCATGAATGCGCTGGAGAATGGTTACCGCTTAGGAGAATATATTGCCTGGACCGAATTGCAGCTTGCATGGAACGACCGAAGCGTAATCAGCTATAACGGAAAAGACCGCCGGGGTCATGAGCTGAGATTTACACTCTTGCGATTTCTTACTTCCAAAGGTCTGAGAAAGGATGCTGCGTCCATCGGCACATTAACCCGGTCGGAAATAGCTGCGATAGAGGATGGGATCGCGAACGTAGTATATCTCACAGAAGACCCTATCACGTGCCGTATTCACCAGGTGCTGTGGGAACTGAATGATTACACCTCAGGCGGAGCCGATCCCAGCGGTCATTCTGTTACCCAGCGCTTTGAATTCTGGAAAGCGGCGATGTATTGCTGGAAGATGAATTTTTGGATCGGAACGGGCCCGGGCGATGTGGAAGCCTGCATGCAGGAAGCGTATACTGCCATAAACAGTCCGCTGAACAAGGAGAACCGGCTTCGCCCGCATAACCAGTATTTGAGTGTAGCGGCAGGAATGGGACTTTTCGGATTATGCGCTTTTCTGGGTATGCTCCTCATTCCGCTCTTCCTTCGCAGGCACAGAAAAATCCTCTACTTTATTTTTGTTGCGATGATGGCTATGAGTA
This genomic interval carries:
- a CDS encoding DUF4271 domain-containing protein codes for the protein MQDSTALGPVESDTLIWESVALRKFRKDSTLARKKCDSLFAASGMKEFCPAGTTPNSVTYEIAPSLFAAHALRPDHFGTVKHADRGEGWLSGILLTILLLAAILNWRYFNRVKTLADAFVLNRFVSQLVREENVFLNRVNLLLSLLYLLTAGAFAQISLGVLGIDLFPGMAPGLLFMLLCGGLVAGFSIKMLIIMTSGFIFDQPRAATEYTFSIFLYNQMAALLLIPILAGLLYISAIDPYVLVITGIGLLTAFYLFRLFRVVSGSLATPTVSGYYLFLYLCTLEILPAAMAVKFIVG
- a CDS encoding O-antigen ligase family protein, which gives rise to MAPLRKDIHSGIFFFGLLLITAGLPLSKFLMSLSFMLLAGNWLLEGLFREKWSRFREFPTLWLLLGFYLLHFPVLIWTSDLQGWYADARVKFPLFLLPLIIGTSTPLSGVQWKWLLRCFTAAVVLKSLIGMGIYLRLWGQAYADVREITGSLSHIRFSLMLCLNILLLYFMEFRGAGIRKKLVTIAICLWMLVMLVLLRNLTGMMILGTCGLILFLLYLFRSGKNKITWGIGTLVLACIVFAGWRTHDVYTTWFIPKHTEILPGAVSAGGEIYIHDSSMNALENGYRLGEYIAWTELQLAWNDRSVISYNGKDRRGHELRFTLLRFLTSKGLRKDAASIGTLTRSEIAAIEDGIANVVYLTEDPITCRIHQVLWELNDYTSGGADPSGHSVTQRFEFWKAAMYCWKMNFWIGTGPGDVEACMQEAYTAINSPLNKENRLRPHNQYLSVAAGMGLFGLCAFLGMLLIPLFLRRHRKILYFIFVAMMAMSMLTEDTLETQVGVTLFALFSSLLLFHFPQTKEE
- the rnpA gene encoding ribonuclease P protein component; the encoded protein is MRQTFPKKERLYSRKLLESLVQNGNILNQYPLHIKWMEADLKEKVKARVAFAVPKRSFKKAVDRNRLKRRMREAWRRNKQGLSLSGIALLLVYTARKEETYEVIERSMKGWMLKIAKKS
- the yidD gene encoding membrane protein insertion efficiency factor YidD; its protein translation is MSTIFVALIRFYQGAISPYLMPSCRYIPTCSCYGLEAVQKHGPWKGGWLTIKRFCSCAPWGGHGYDPVPETEKK
- a CDS encoding uroporphyrinogen-III synthase encodes the protein MAKKEELVKIKSILVTQPKPEGDKSPYFDLQKKFNLKVDFRPFIHVEGVPAKDFRTQKVNILDHTAVIMTSRNAVDHFFRMCNELRLAVPETMKYFCISESTAYYLQKYVLFRKRKIFHGKQTFLDLIDIIKKHKEEKFLLPCSDIYKDEIPEVLDQHGIQYTKAIIYRTVCSDLSDLANVNYDCLVFFSPSGITSLLKNFPKFRQNKTLIAAFGATTSKAVEDAGLRLDIHAPQPQSPSMTMALEQYIKKAGKR
- a CDS encoding S41 family peptidase yields the protein MRTWRNKIIAVTVVAVATVSFTFVDAYFEISKNMEIMHSAVKELNAYYVDEIKPGDLITKGIDGMLNSLDPYTEYYPESEVEDYKTQLTGQYGGIGSLVQKQGDYVIISEPYEGFPAQKAGLIAGDMILEVNGQSVKGKTTGDVSKLLKGVPNTPVKLLIQREGEKNPFEKNLIREEIKIKNVPYYGMLNDSVGYIKLTGFTEDAGEEVARAFTDLKTEKKMKALVFDLRGNGGGLLKEAVEIVNHFVEKGSLIVSQKAKVKEMNRTHYAEKPPLDTKMPMVVLVDKGSASASEIVSGALQDLDRAVVIGQRSFGKGLVQQTIQLVYNTQIKITTAKYYTPSGRCIQALDYFHKNPDGTADKVPDSLMKEFKTRAGRLVYDGSGIFPDLILDAKKYSPIAVSLSNKNLLFDYASLYKRNHPGISDAGTFRLSDTDYQEFIKFLEGKEYDYTTKSSKLLEDLQKSLEEEKKLEDSRAELDELKKKLVHDKKSDLIKYQDEIRLLLENEICARYYFQKGRIRSSQKNDPEIVEALKTLASYSLYSQILRGEGKYKVIGKPSVVQKTSTGSSDVKKEEKQEEKDKKEKKNKKG